In the genome of Candidatus Delongbacteria bacterium, one region contains:
- a CDS encoding YhdH/YhfP family quinone oxidoreductase — MTFTDSTFKAFRVEEKNGIFIGSVQEIEFGTLEKMEILVKVHYSSLNYKDALSASGNKGVTKSYPHTPGIDAVGIIEKSNDETLKVGEKVIVTSYDLGMNTAGGFAEYIKVPSKWAVKLPKNLSMKEAMVYGTAGLTAGMSVLRLTELIKPDDGKIVVSGATGGVGSISISILSKLGYNVVAITGKETERDYLLNLGAKEIILRNEFELLDKKPLLKPLFAGAIDTVGGEILENIIKSTASVGVVTCCGNVASPKLDLTVFPFILRGITLIGIDSQNYPMKYRSIVWEMLSDKWKPKQLEDTCVEIKLEDIQQQISLMLEGKLKGRTILKLKE; from the coding sequence ATGACATTTACAGATTCTACATTTAAGGCATTTCGGGTTGAAGAAAAAAATGGAATCTTCATTGGTTCAGTTCAAGAAATTGAATTTGGCACTCTGGAAAAAATGGAAATATTAGTGAAAGTTCATTACAGTTCACTAAACTACAAAGATGCTTTGTCAGCTTCTGGAAATAAAGGGGTTACAAAAAGTTATCCACATACCCCTGGTATTGATGCTGTTGGAATAATTGAAAAATCAAACGACGAAACACTAAAGGTGGGTGAGAAAGTAATAGTAACCAGCTATGATTTAGGAATGAATACAGCTGGAGGATTTGCTGAATATATTAAAGTTCCATCCAAGTGGGCAGTAAAACTTCCTAAAAATTTGTCAATGAAAGAAGCCATGGTTTACGGGACTGCTGGATTAACTGCAGGTATGTCGGTTTTAAGACTGACTGAATTGATAAAACCTGATGATGGAAAAATTGTAGTTTCAGGAGCGACTGGTGGAGTTGGTTCAATAAGTATTTCTATATTAAGCAAATTGGGATATAATGTAGTTGCGATAACTGGAAAAGAAACAGAACGAGATTATTTATTAAACCTTGGTGCAAAAGAGATTATATTGCGCAACGAATTTGAATTATTAGATAAAAAACCGTTGTTGAAACCTCTGTTTGCAGGAGCAATAGACACTGTTGGTGGAGAAATACTTGAAAACATTATTAAATCAACAGCTTCGGTTGGTGTCGTAACTTGTTGTGGTAATGTAGCGTCACCTAAACTTGACTTAACCGTTTTTCCTTTTATCCTGAGGGGGATTACACTAATTGGAATTGATTCTCAAAACTACCCTATGAAATACAGGTCAATTGTATGGGAAATGCTATCTGATAAATGGAAACCAAAACAATTAGAAGATACTTGCGTTGAAATTAAGCTTGAAGACATACAACAACAAATTTCCTTGATGCTCGAAGGTAAACTTAAAGGTAGGACTATTTTAAAATTGAAAGAATAA
- a CDS encoding Type 1 glutamine amidotransferase-like domain-containing protein yields MKRKLYLYGGLTDNFKTTLEPFVVSSGGKDAKIVVLLQGSEGWEKYIDGYKKPIETYGVKNISFIVPEKNSLKISDENLERIKESTGIFIGGGNTSLYIDIYCYEKVGTIIKDKYYDGCPYAGLSAGAILTVEEFCNEKYHANKSYQAYGLLKEILIVPHFIERNGFKELNDQFDKFSYNKAFGINEDICIEVIDEKICKVFGKSEAYFISKVENMINLKKYSPNDEFEI; encoded by the coding sequence ATGAAAAGAAAATTATATCTATATGGTGGTCTAACAGATAATTTTAAGACTACTCTAGAACCTTTTGTTGTATCAAGCGGTGGAAAAGATGCAAAGATAGTTGTGCTTTTACAAGGTTCTGAAGGTTGGGAGAAATATATTGATGGCTATAAAAAACCCATAGAAACTTATGGAGTTAAAAATATATCTTTTATTGTACCAGAAAAAAACAGCTTGAAAATCTCTGATGAGAATCTTGAGAGGATAAAAGAATCTACAGGAATCTTTATTGGAGGAGGTAACACTTCACTTTATATAGATATTTATTGTTATGAAAAAGTTGGAACTATAATAAAAGATAAGTATTATGATGGTTGTCCCTATGCAGGTTTATCAGCAGGAGCAATTTTAACAGTAGAAGAATTTTGTAATGAAAAATATCATGCAAACAAAAGCTATCAGGCTTATGGTTTACTAAAGGAAATTCTTATTGTACCTCATTTCATTGAAAGAAATGGTTTTAAAGAATTAAATGATCAATTTGATAAATTCAGCTACAATAAAGCTTTCGGTATAAATGAAGATATATGCATTGAAGTCATTGATGAGAAAATTTGCAAAGTGTTTGGTAAATCAGAAGCTTATTTTATTTCTAAAGTGGAAAATATGATAAATCTAAAAAAATATTCTCCAAACGATGAATTTGAGATTTAA
- a CDS encoding DUF2569 domain-containing protein: MENNKNLKGLSGWLILVGIGVVLSPIRLLVTTVSVFQPIFTDGTWEALTTVGSEVYNPLWGPLLIGEVLYNLCMVLASTYLIYLFFSKHHRFPSFYIAIFAVSLIFIPLDAWLISFVMPGEPMFDPDTAKEYGRVLVVGLIWVPYMLKSKRVKVTFVEKMPNSKSINADN; this comes from the coding sequence ATGGAAAACAATAAAAATTTAAAGGGATTGTCTGGTTGGTTAATTTTAGTTGGTATTGGAGTTGTTTTATCCCCTATTAGATTATTGGTAACTACAGTGTCTGTTTTTCAACCGATTTTTACTGATGGCACTTGGGAGGCATTAACAACTGTTGGTTCAGAAGTATACAATCCACTCTGGGGACCATTACTTATTGGCGAGGTTCTGTACAATTTATGTATGGTGCTTGCTTCAACATATTTAATCTATTTGTTTTTTTCAAAGCATCATCGCTTCCCATCATTTTATATAGCAATCTTTGCTGTCTCCCTTATATTTATACCTTTAGATGCTTGGTTAATTTCCTTTGTAATGCCAGGAGAACCAATGTTTGACCCTGATACAGCAAAAGAATATGGGCGCGTATTAGTTGTAGGGCTCATTTGGGTTCCCTATATGCTAAAGTCCAAAAGAGTTAAAGTTACGTTTGTAGAGAAAATGCCTAACAGCAAAAGCATAAATGCGGACAACTAA
- a CDS encoding GrpB family protein: MGIIISEYNPNWRVFFENEKKLLREIFSNQYKTINHIGSTSIPSLSSKPIVDISIGVEELYGKDFYSKLLKTTGYKYQVGSEFEKWILFNKKISEQEFNLHIMPYNSKRLLDQLIFKNCLLGNKELIERYGWLKNYYIKYDDNIFYYMNKLPFVTSVVEGFKEGFSESLKCSEEELYQYVQKNFSES, translated from the coding sequence TTGGGAATTATTATTAGTGAATACAATCCAAACTGGAGAGTGTTTTTTGAAAATGAAAAAAAACTGTTAAGAGAAATATTTTCTAATCAATATAAAACTATAAATCATATTGGTAGTACTTCTATTCCTAGTTTATCTTCAAAACCAATAGTTGATATAAGTATAGGGGTAGAAGAACTTTATGGAAAAGATTTTTATTCAAAATTGCTGAAAACAACTGGATATAAATATCAAGTTGGTTCTGAATTTGAAAAATGGATTTTATTTAATAAAAAGATATCTGAACAAGAATTTAATTTACATATTATGCCATACAACAGCAAAAGACTATTAGACCAATTAATTTTTAAAAACTGTCTTTTAGGTAATAAAGAGTTAATTGAAAGATATGGATGGTTAAAAAATTACTATATAAAATATGATGATAATATATTTTACTATATGAATAAACTTCCATTTGTTACAAGTGTAGTTGAAGGTTTTAAAGAAGGTTTTTCTGAATCATTAAAATGTTCAGAAGAAGAGCTTTATCAATATGTGCAAAAGAACTTTAGTGAAAGCTAG